The following proteins are encoded in a genomic region of Pseudodesulfovibrio mercurii:
- a CDS encoding TetR/AcrR family transcriptional regulator, which yields MTKKEAILCAAQEAFGQLGFHAATVKDVAGRADVSFGLVSHYFGSKQDLFLAAGFDMADRLVLRLSEATAKAKNGMEAIRAYMTAYFDFTEEHRTGFPVLLRCSPFSHMEPGVDGAKVMEKFSIFIDELKRCVALGIEDGTIRSLPLEQTALIIYGNIVGSVRTSLLSPYESTGLFAETINHVERSITVSPGQGGC from the coding sequence ATGACCAAGAAGGAAGCCATACTCTGCGCCGCCCAGGAGGCCTTCGGGCAACTGGGGTTCCACGCCGCCACCGTCAAGGACGTGGCCGGTCGCGCCGACGTTTCCTTCGGCCTTGTCTCCCACTACTTCGGCAGCAAGCAGGACCTGTTCCTGGCCGCCGGATTCGACATGGCCGACCGGCTGGTCCTCCGCCTGAGCGAGGCCACCGCCAAGGCCAAAAACGGCATGGAGGCCATCCGGGCCTACATGACCGCGTACTTCGATTTCACCGAAGAGCACAGGACCGGCTTCCCCGTCCTGTTGCGCTGTTCCCCCTTCAGCCACATGGAGCCCGGTGTGGACGGCGCCAAGGTGATGGAGAAGTTCAGCATCTTCATTGACGAATTGAAACGCTGCGTTGCCCTGGGCATCGAGGACGGCACCATCCGTTCCCTGCCCCTGGAACAGACCGCGCTGATCATCTACGGCAACATCGTCGGCTCCGTCCGCACCAGCCTCCTGTCCCCCTACGAGTCGACGGGGCTGTTCGCCGAGACCATCAATCACGTGGAACGCAGCATCACCGTCAGCCCCGGCCAGGGCGGCTGTTGA
- a CDS encoding glutamine--tRNA ligase/YqeY domain fusion protein: MSTKPEAPEKGKDFIRQIIDRDMESGAYHGRVHTRFPPEPNGYLHIGHAKSICLNFGLARDYQGKCNLRFDDTNPVKEDVEYVDSIREDVHWLGFDWDNNFYASDYFERLYFIAELFIKMGKAYVDHQSADEIRENRGTLKEPGKESPYRDRTVEENLTLFRAMRAGEMADGACILRARIDMAAPNVMLRDPALYRIKHASHHRTGDAWCIYPMYDFTHGLSDAIEGVTHSICTLEFENNRPLYDWCVDTLMDGLKRPELFGENAAIYNELAALPGFIDRPRQYEFARLNITGTVLSKRKLIQLVKEGHVLGWDDPRMPTISGFRRRGFTPESLRDFCDRIGVAKADSMVEYALLEACLREDLNKRAPRYMGIMDPVRMVIENYPEDGEDVFDIALNPEDESYGTRKVPFSREIWIEREDFMEEPPKKFFRLGPDREVRLRGAYYVTCTGYEKDADGRISLIRATYDPASKGGWVEGGRKVKGTLHWVSARHALNAEVRNYGPLFTTDNPNAVEEGKTFIDYVDAHSLEIVPGCKVEPAMAGVEPGANFQFERTGYYCADSRDHRTGTALVFNRTATLRDTWAKIQKKSS, translated from the coding sequence ATGAGCACCAAACCCGAGGCCCCGGAAAAGGGCAAGGACTTCATCCGCCAGATCATCGACAGGGACATGGAGAGCGGCGCCTACCACGGCCGCGTGCACACCCGGTTCCCGCCCGAGCCCAACGGCTACCTGCACATCGGGCACGCCAAGTCCATCTGCCTCAACTTCGGGCTGGCCCGCGACTACCAGGGCAAGTGCAACCTGCGCTTCGACGACACCAACCCGGTCAAGGAGGACGTGGAATACGTGGACTCCATCCGCGAGGACGTCCACTGGCTGGGCTTCGACTGGGACAACAACTTCTACGCCTCGGACTACTTCGAAAGGCTCTATTTCATCGCCGAGCTGTTCATCAAGATGGGCAAGGCCTACGTGGACCACCAGTCCGCCGACGAGATCCGCGAAAACCGGGGCACTCTCAAGGAGCCCGGCAAGGAATCCCCGTACCGCGACCGGACCGTGGAGGAAAACCTGACCCTGTTCCGCGCCATGCGCGCGGGCGAGATGGCCGACGGCGCGTGCATCCTGCGGGCCAGGATCGACATGGCCGCGCCCAACGTCATGCTCCGCGACCCGGCCCTGTACCGCATCAAGCACGCCTCCCACCACCGGACCGGCGACGCCTGGTGCATCTACCCCATGTACGACTTCACCCACGGCCTGTCCGACGCCATCGAGGGCGTCACCCACTCCATCTGCACCCTGGAGTTCGAGAACAACCGCCCGCTGTACGACTGGTGCGTGGACACCCTCATGGACGGATTGAAACGGCCCGAGCTGTTCGGCGAGAACGCGGCCATCTACAATGAACTGGCCGCGCTGCCCGGCTTCATCGACCGCCCCCGGCAGTACGAGTTCGCCCGGCTGAACATCACCGGCACCGTGCTCTCCAAGCGCAAGCTCATCCAGCTGGTCAAGGAGGGCCACGTCCTGGGCTGGGACGACCCGCGCATGCCGACCATCTCCGGTTTCCGGCGGCGCGGCTTCACGCCCGAATCCCTCCGCGATTTCTGCGATCGCATCGGCGTGGCCAAGGCCGACTCCATGGTCGAATACGCCCTGCTCGAGGCCTGCCTGCGCGAGGACCTGAACAAGCGCGCCCCGCGCTACATGGGCATCATGGACCCGGTCAGGATGGTCATCGAGAACTACCCCGAGGACGGGGAGGACGTTTTCGACATTGCTTTGAACCCCGAGGACGAGTCCTACGGCACCCGCAAGGTGCCCTTCTCGCGGGAAATCTGGATCGAGCGCGAGGATTTCATGGAGGAGCCGCCCAAGAAGTTCTTCCGCCTGGGCCCGGACCGCGAGGTCCGGCTGCGCGGGGCGTACTACGTCACCTGCACCGGCTATGAAAAGGACGCGGACGGCAGGATCAGCCTGATCCGCGCCACCTACGATCCCGCGTCCAAGGGCGGCTGGGTCGAGGGCGGCCGCAAGGTCAAGGGCACCCTGCACTGGGTCTCGGCCCGGCACGCCCTGAACGCCGAGGTACGCAACTACGGCCCCCTGTTCACCACGGACAACCCCAACGCCGTGGAAGAGGGCAAGACCTTCATCGACTACGTGGACGCCCACTCCCTGGAGATCGTCCCGGGCTGCAAGGTGGAACCGGCCATGGCCGGAGTCGAACCCGGCGCGAACTTCCAGTTCGAGCGCACGGGCTACTACTGTGCGGACTCCCGCGACCACAGGACCGGCACGGCCCTGGTCTTCAACCGGACCGCCACCCTGCGCGACACCTGGGCCAAGATCCAGAAAAAATCCAGCTAG
- a CDS encoding phage regulatory CII family protein — protein MFEKNVPKVVQDCILDSGIQAKVVAQKINKPYSTLMREINPFDASAKLGAETLLEIMKVTHDIRPLQFMAAEMGFSLETGNA, from the coding sequence ATGTTTGAGAAGAACGTACCCAAGGTCGTCCAGGACTGCATCCTCGACAGCGGAATCCAGGCCAAGGTCGTGGCCCAGAAGATCAACAAGCCGTATTCGACCCTGATGCGGGAAATCAATCCCTTTGACGCCAGTGCCAAGCTGGGTGCGGAGACCCTGCTCGAAATCATGAAGGTCACCCACGACATCCGCCCGCTCCAGTTCATGGCCGCCGAGATGGGCTTCAGCCTGGAGACCGGCAACGCCTAG
- a CDS encoding nitroreductase family protein, translating to MALFIIDETRCRRDGLCAADCPAGCIVFEEGGLPEPHEKKQAYCLDCGHCMAVCPADAIRLTRFDRPGEPLDRTLAISLDQAEQFLKGRRSVRAFRDEPVDRALLERLLAVTGYCPSGHNARPTRWVAVSGADKVAGMAGGVAAWMRAEAEAGTDLAAALHLTGIVRAWDAGADLICRHAPALVAAVGPRQGITPREDGVIATAYLELAASAAGLGACWCGYLLAAAAHDAGVRAQLGVADGEAVYGALMLGRPARRYTTLPPRPEPEVNWL from the coding sequence ATGGCATTGTTCATCATCGACGAGACCCGCTGCAGGAGGGACGGCCTGTGCGCCGCCGACTGCCCGGCCGGGTGCATCGTCTTCGAAGAGGGCGGATTGCCCGAACCCCACGAGAAGAAGCAGGCCTACTGCCTGGACTGCGGCCACTGCATGGCCGTCTGCCCGGCGGACGCCATCCGGCTGACGCGCTTCGACCGGCCCGGCGAGCCTCTGGACCGGACCCTGGCCATCTCCCTGGACCAGGCCGAACAGTTTCTCAAGGGCCGCCGGTCCGTGCGCGCCTTCCGCGACGAGCCCGTGGACCGCGCGCTTCTCGAGCGGCTCCTGGCCGTGACCGGCTACTGCCCCTCGGGCCACAACGCCCGGCCCACCCGCTGGGTCGCGGTCTCGGGCGCGGACAAGGTCGCCGGCATGGCGGGGGGTGTGGCCGCCTGGATGCGCGCCGAGGCCGAGGCCGGGACGGACCTGGCCGCCGCCCTGCACCTGACCGGCATCGTCCGTGCCTGGGACGCGGGCGCGGATCTCATCTGCCGCCATGCCCCGGCCCTGGTCGCGGCCGTGGGGCCGAGGCAGGGCATCACTCCGCGCGAGGACGGGGTCATCGCCACCGCCTACCTGGAGCTGGCCGCCTCGGCCGCCGGGCTCGGGGCCTGCTGGTGCGGCTACCTGCTGGCCGCCGCGGCGCACGACGCCGGGGTGCGGGCGCAGCTCGGCGTGGCCGACGGGGAGGCGGTTTACGGGGCGCTCATGCTCGGCCGTCCGGCCCGGCGCTACACGACCCTGCCTCCGCGCCCCGAACCCGAAGTGAACTGGCTGTGA
- a CDS encoding acetate--CoA ligase family protein: MADAHFAFGSVQVAINFEAIDALFERAHAQGRDSLFEYEVYDLLKASGAETPPGCVLLERSGRFTDEQLAVLPGDRVVLKIVSPAIVHKTEAGGVRVVENRPDAIRSAVRRMLYEVPENYAAALERDPGSAPAPYRGLSGEPLVTAVSRDLRGVLMVQFMEPDSTAFGNELLVGIRKTREFGMVVTAGLGGTDTELYAERFRKGQALTIASTALTDGVRFFELFRKTISYRKLAGLTRGQRRIVTDEQLIECFSSFIDMANHYSPDNPDAPFHIEELEINPFAYADYLMVPLDGLCRFSGPTSVRAPRPVGRIADLLKPSSIGIVGVSASRMNFGRIILKNVLEAGFPAGNVRLVKPGETEIDGVACVPDLKSLDRVLDLFVVAVGADQVPALVDELVALDCARSVMLIPGGLGETAESRERAAGVIARIDAAHAVGAGPVFLGGNCMGVVSRPGRYDTWFIPEEKLPALAPGGHHRAAFISQSGAFMLTRLSQCPFLNPAYMVSMGNQTDLTLGDMVAHFAGADDVDVIAVYAEGFNDLDGLNFCRGVRRAVRAGKDVVFYKAGRTPEGKSATSGHTASLAGDYAVCEACVRQAGAIVAHSFTQFENLFMLAERLNGKTIGGNRLAAVSGAGFEAVGMADSIQSDDYSMTLAPLADGTREALRSLVAANRLAGLVTVTNPLDITPAADDQVHAEAVRILASDPGVDAVVVGLDPMSPVMRTLADPDTPLTMDNERSIAALLADLLPRLDTPVIGVVDGGRQYDPLVDRLKQAGLCTFRTSDQAVAALAQYMDGRLNAARIRTN, from the coding sequence ATGGCGGATGCCCATTTTGCCTTTGGTTCGGTTCAGGTGGCGATCAATTTCGAGGCCATCGACGCCCTGTTCGAGCGGGCTCACGCCCAGGGACGCGATTCCCTGTTCGAGTACGAGGTCTACGACCTGCTCAAGGCCTCGGGCGCGGAGACCCCGCCCGGTTGCGTGCTGCTGGAGCGGAGCGGACGGTTCACGGACGAGCAGCTTGCGGTCCTGCCCGGCGACAGGGTGGTTCTCAAGATCGTCTCGCCCGCCATCGTGCACAAGACCGAGGCGGGCGGAGTGCGCGTGGTCGAGAACCGGCCCGACGCCATCCGCTCGGCCGTGCGGCGCATGCTCTACGAGGTCCCGGAGAACTACGCCGCCGCCCTGGAGCGCGATCCCGGTTCCGCGCCCGCGCCCTATCGCGGGCTTTCGGGAGAGCCCCTGGTCACGGCCGTGTCCCGCGATCTGCGCGGGGTGCTCATGGTCCAGTTCATGGAGCCGGACTCCACGGCCTTCGGCAACGAGCTGCTGGTGGGCATCCGCAAGACCCGCGAGTTCGGCATGGTCGTCACCGCCGGGCTGGGCGGCACGGACACCGAGCTGTACGCCGAGCGGTTCCGCAAGGGCCAGGCCCTGACTATCGCCTCCACGGCCCTGACCGACGGCGTCCGCTTCTTCGAGCTGTTCCGCAAAACCATCTCCTACCGCAAGCTGGCCGGGCTGACGCGCGGACAGCGGCGCATCGTCACCGACGAGCAGCTCATCGAGTGCTTTTCCTCCTTCATCGACATGGCCAACCACTACTCCCCGGACAATCCGGACGCGCCCTTCCACATCGAGGAGCTGGAGATCAACCCGTTCGCCTATGCCGACTACCTCATGGTCCCCCTGGACGGGCTGTGCCGCTTCTCGGGACCGACATCGGTCCGCGCCCCGCGTCCGGTGGGGCGCATCGCCGACCTGCTCAAGCCGTCCTCCATCGGCATCGTCGGGGTCTCGGCCTCGCGCATGAATTTCGGCCGGATCATCCTCAAGAACGTGCTCGAGGCGGGCTTTCCGGCCGGCAACGTGCGGCTGGTCAAGCCGGGCGAGACCGAGATCGACGGGGTGGCCTGCGTCCCGGACCTGAAGTCGCTGGACCGCGTGCTCGACCTGTTCGTGGTCGCCGTGGGCGCGGACCAGGTCCCGGCCCTGGTGGACGAACTGGTGGCCCTGGACTGCGCCCGGTCGGTCATGCTCATCCCCGGCGGGCTGGGCGAGACCGCGGAGAGCCGCGAGCGCGCCGCCGGGGTGATCGCCCGCATCGACGCGGCCCACGCCGTGGGCGCGGGGCCGGTCTTCCTGGGCGGCAACTGCATGGGCGTGGTCTCCCGGCCCGGCCGCTACGACACCTGGTTCATCCCCGAGGAGAAACTGCCCGCCCTGGCCCCGGGCGGCCACCACCGGGCGGCCTTCATCTCCCAGTCGGGCGCGTTCATGCTCACCCGGCTGTCCCAGTGCCCCTTCCTCAACCCGGCCTACATGGTCTCCATGGGCAACCAGACCGACCTGACGCTCGGCGACATGGTCGCGCATTTCGCCGGGGCCGACGACGTGGACGTCATCGCGGTCTACGCCGAGGGGTTCAACGACCTGGACGGGCTGAATTTCTGCCGGGGCGTGCGCCGGGCCGTGCGCGCGGGCAAGGACGTTGTCTTCTACAAGGCGGGCCGCACCCCGGAGGGCAAGTCCGCCACCAGCGGCCACACCGCCTCCCTGGCCGGGGACTACGCGGTCTGCGAGGCCTGCGTGCGCCAGGCCGGGGCCATCGTGGCCCACTCCTTCACCCAGTTCGAGAACCTGTTCATGCTGGCCGAGCGGCTGAACGGCAAGACCATCGGCGGCAACCGGCTGGCCGCCGTGTCCGGCGCGGGCTTCGAGGCCGTGGGCATGGCCGACTCCATCCAGAGCGACGACTACTCCATGACTCTGGCCCCCCTGGCCGACGGCACCCGCGAGGCCCTGCGCTCGCTCGTGGCCGCCAACCGGCTGGCCGGGCTGGTCACGGTGACCAACCCCCTGGACATCACCCCGGCGGCCGACGACCAGGTCCATGCCGAGGCCGTGCGCATCCTGGCCTCGGACCCCGGCGTGGACGCGGTGGTGGTCGGCCTGGACCCCATGTCCCCGGTCATGCGCACCCTGGCCGACCCGGACACCCCCCTGACCATGGACAACGAGCGGTCCATCGCCGCGCTCCTGGCCGACCTGCTGCCCCGGCTCGACACCCCGGTCATCGGCGTGGTGGACGGCGGCCGCCAGTACGACCCCCTGGTGGATCGGCTGAAACAGGCCGGGCTGTGCACCTTCCGTACCTCGGATCAGGCCGTGGCCGCCCTGGCCCAGTACATGGACGGGCGGCTCAACGCGGCCCGCATCCGGACGAACTGA
- a CDS encoding ATP-binding protein has protein sequence MQHRARLPRADSLSRRAKLAQLAFISAIVLVFSCALILFNAYRLHVRLSERADSIAHLARTSLASAVWQVDYASARDFIDAVLQDDTVAFAQVVTGREVMAAKSRPRFTGHGYDYFTKDRRFITKSVEIRKYGDWIGSFNLAVTTEGYVQEMAMYVGLTFALAGLLILTLTLAAVRYMRKHFLTPLMDLEESATTIADGNLDAPIDTSASNELGSLARAIDDMRQSVRHLIRDLQEANAKLQNHQNSLESTVKERTEELKRKNDSLNGALEQVRRAKQAAEVANAAKSSFLASMSHEIRTPMNAILGMADILWETELSEDQARYVDVFRTAGENLLEILDDILDLSKIEAGHLTLEKTWFPLTEILDRTCGVIQTKASKKGLGLSCVAAPEVPARINGDPTRLRQVLFNLLGNAIKFTDAGSVAMNVDIASRDDEGVVLHFSITDTGVGVSGDKLGAIFEAFTQADSSTTRQFGGTGLGLAISKELVQMMGGRIWAESTPGKGSTFHFTARFDTARPEDVPVPEPVRPPEEDPLPPLNVLMFEDSRYNAFVAQTYLEGTPCRMTVVEDGRSGVELFKKGGWDLVLMDIQMPVMDGFEATRAIREWERAQGLDPVPIVAMTAFAMDDDARRCLEAGADSHLPKPVKKSALFATIRRLAAGKTDQEEETDHA, from the coding sequence ATGCAACATAGAGCCCGGCTGCCCAGGGCAGACTCCCTCAGCCGCCGGGCCAAGCTGGCCCAGTTGGCCTTCATCTCGGCCATCGTCCTGGTCTTTTCCTGCGCGCTCATCCTGTTCAACGCCTACCGGCTGCACGTGCGCCTGTCCGAACGCGCGGACAGCATCGCCCACCTGGCCCGGACCAGCCTGGCCAGCGCGGTCTGGCAGGTGGACTACGCCTCGGCCCGCGACTTCATCGACGCCGTGCTCCAGGACGACACCGTGGCCTTCGCCCAGGTGGTCACCGGGCGCGAGGTCATGGCCGCCAAGAGCCGACCCCGCTTCACCGGCCACGGCTACGACTATTTCACCAAGGATCGGCGGTTCATCACCAAGTCCGTGGAGATCCGCAAGTACGGCGACTGGATCGGCTCCTTCAACCTGGCCGTGACCACCGAGGGCTACGTCCAGGAGATGGCCATGTACGTGGGGCTGACCTTCGCCCTGGCCGGGCTCCTGATCCTGACCCTGACCCTGGCCGCGGTGCGCTACATGCGCAAGCACTTCCTGACCCCGCTCATGGACCTGGAGGAATCGGCCACGACCATCGCCGACGGCAACCTGGACGCGCCCATCGACACCTCGGCCTCCAACGAGCTGGGCAGCCTGGCCCGGGCCATCGACGACATGCGCCAGTCCGTGCGCCACCTGATCCGCGACCTCCAGGAGGCCAACGCCAAGCTCCAGAACCACCAGAACAGCCTGGAGAGCACGGTCAAGGAGCGCACCGAGGAACTCAAGCGCAAGAACGACTCCCTGAACGGCGCCCTGGAGCAGGTCCGGCGGGCCAAGCAGGCCGCCGAGGTGGCCAACGCGGCCAAGAGCAGCTTCCTGGCCTCCATGAGCCACGAGATCCGCACGCCCATGAACGCCATCCTGGGCATGGCCGACATCCTCTGGGAGACCGAACTGTCCGAGGACCAGGCGCGCTACGTGGACGTCTTTCGCACCGCGGGCGAGAACCTGCTCGAAATCCTCGACGACATCCTGGACCTGTCCAAGATCGAGGCCGGGCACCTGACCCTGGAAAAGACCTGGTTCCCGCTGACCGAGATCCTGGACCGGACCTGCGGCGTGATCCAGACCAAGGCCTCGAAAAAGGGCCTCGGCCTGAGCTGCGTGGCCGCCCCGGAGGTCCCGGCGCGGATCAACGGCGACCCCACCCGGCTGCGCCAGGTGCTCTTCAACCTGCTGGGCAACGCCATCAAGTTCACGGACGCGGGGTCCGTGGCCATGAACGTGGACATCGCCTCGCGCGACGACGAGGGCGTGGTCCTCCATTTTTCCATCACCGACACGGGCGTGGGCGTGTCCGGCGACAAGCTCGGGGCCATCTTCGAGGCCTTCACCCAGGCGGACAGCTCCACCACCCGCCAGTTCGGCGGCACCGGCCTGGGTCTGGCCATCAGCAAGGAGCTGGTCCAGATGATGGGCGGCCGCATCTGGGCCGAGTCCACGCCCGGCAAGGGCAGCACCTTCCATTTCACGGCCCGCTTCGACACGGCCCGGCCCGAGGACGTGCCCGTGCCCGAACCGGTCCGGCCGCCCGAAGAGGACCCCCTGCCGCCCCTGAACGTCCTCATGTTCGAGGACTCCCGGTACAACGCCTTCGTGGCCCAGACCTATCTCGAAGGCACCCCCTGCCGCATGACCGTGGTCGAAGACGGCCGGTCCGGGGTGGAATTGTTCAAGAAGGGCGGCTGGGATCTGGTCCTCATGGACATTCAGATGCCGGTCATGGACGGTTTCGAGGCCACCCGCGCCATCCGGGAATGGGAGCGCGCGCAGGGGCTCGATCCGGTGCCCATCGTGGCCATGACCGCCTTTGCCATGGACGACGACGCCCGGCGCTGCCTGGAGGCCGGCGCCGATTCCCATCTGCCCAAGCCGGTCAAGAAGAGCGCCCTGTTCGCGACCATCCGCAGGCTGGCCGCGGGAAAAACGGATCAAGAGGAGGAAACGGATCATGCCTGA
- a CDS encoding substrate-binding periplasmic protein — MRGFRSLLALVVLAVVLCGSVAASAQAVRVGVGFSIAPYAIRTLDAGLEVDLIRAAFRAAGVETQFVYLPNLRLPLAFAEGDVDCLAISLGYDLAGRTGRRVFYSAPTLTFQNYAVSLASRDLTIASIGDLAGHAVLGFQDAAQYLGPEFAAMARDNGSYAELSDQSLQVRMLFSGRVDVVISELRVFRYWRNRLKSSPVARSVDLNQDVCFSRIFPEQERQVAFADETLCGRFDRGLKAIRDGGKYERIVRSYDRAEDAQ, encoded by the coding sequence ATGCGTGGATTTCGTTCCCTCCTGGCCTTGGTCGTGTTGGCCGTCGTACTCTGCGGCTCGGTCGCGGCCAGCGCCCAGGCGGTCCGGGTGGGCGTCGGCTTTTCCATCGCGCCCTACGCCATCCGCACGCTGGACGCCGGCCTCGAGGTGGACCTCATCCGGGCGGCCTTCCGTGCGGCCGGGGTGGAGACGCAGTTCGTCTACCTGCCCAACCTGCGCCTGCCCCTGGCCTTCGCCGAAGGGGACGTGGACTGCCTGGCCATCAGCCTGGGGTACGACCTGGCCGGGCGCACCGGACGCCGGGTCTTTTATTCGGCGCCGACCCTGACCTTCCAGAATTACGCCGTGAGCCTGGCGAGCCGGGACCTGACCATCGCTTCCATCGGGGATCTGGCGGGACACGCGGTCCTCGGGTTTCAGGACGCGGCCCAGTACCTTGGCCCCGAATTCGCGGCCATGGCCCGGGACAACGGTTCCTACGCCGAATTGTCCGACCAGTCCCTCCAGGTGCGCATGCTCTTTTCCGGGCGGGTGGACGTGGTCATCTCCGAACTGCGCGTCTTCCGCTACTGGCGCAATCGGCTCAAGTCCTCCCCGGTGGCCCGGTCCGTGGACCTGAACCAGGACGTGTGCTTCAGCCGGATCTTCCCGGAACAGGAACGGCAGGTGGCTTTTGCCGACGAGACCCTGTGCGGGCGGTTCGACCGGGGATTGAAGGCCATCCGCGACGGCGGGAAATACGAGCGCATCGTCCGGTCCTACGACCGGGCCGAGGACGCGCAATAA
- a CDS encoding alpha/beta fold hydrolase: MPDLSDCRLLWCHGSLSRPWGTKSMALADLAGEFGLVMEGPDFSDLAGPDDRVERLLTLLAGDDRPVILAGSSMGGYVAAATALRTPVQSLFLLAPAFYFPGYAVHVFPDLPDRVTVVHGWDDDVVPADNTIRFARTHKATLHMLRDGHRLEGSTETLCVLFARFLAGTKRDLEQHA; encoded by the coding sequence ATGCCTGATCTGTCCGATTGTCGTCTGTTGTGGTGTCACGGCTCCCTGAGCCGTCCCTGGGGAACCAAGAGCATGGCCCTGGCCGACCTGGCCGGGGAGTTCGGCCTGGTCATGGAGGGCCCGGACTTCAGCGACCTCGCGGGCCCGGACGACCGGGTGGAGCGCCTGCTGACCCTCCTGGCCGGGGACGACCGGCCCGTCATCCTGGCCGGATCGTCCATGGGCGGCTACGTGGCCGCGGCCACGGCCCTGCGCACGCCGGTCCAGTCCCTGTTCCTGCTGGCCCCGGCCTTCTATTTCCCCGGCTACGCCGTGCACGTCTTTCCGGACCTGCCCGACCGCGTGACCGTGGTCCACGGCTGGGACGACGACGTGGTCCCGGCGGACAACACCATCCGCTTCGCCCGGACCCACAAGGCGACCCTGCACATGCTCCGCGACGGCCACCGCCTGGAGGGGTCCACGGAGACCCTGTGCGTCCTGTTCGCCCGGTTCCTGGCCGGCACGAAACGGGACCTGGAGCAACACGCATGA
- a CDS encoding rhodanese-like domain-containing protein, with amino-acid sequence MTRGRRVLGLLALCAALAVQALAVAPVRAEGFPLRPYYPEVPPISTDRLLAGYDTAVVVDIRSRLEYEVAHINKAVLLPLTDKDFARKLEALRPKDGPEPLVFYCNGHACAKSYQAAQLALSLGFGQVFAYDGGIFDWITAAPDKATLMGETPARRDRVLSRESLDRRMLGHEEFERQAREPGTLVIDIRDPFQRDVVPRLPGIRAIPLDALLDLVTSRIWTEKRLLFFDAVGKQVGWLHYFLKAYDYFDYGFLDGGVRAIAGDPALVRPVVEADRTVISDQAMLLRLTADQRLDNADRRVISYLLANVKFNNYVVIDMDRLGAETGIGKPMLLNSMDKLSGLGYAVHALMQDMLIVQVDPRLAWKGELGTALWRDKVREFNNARNK; translated from the coding sequence ATGACCCGCGGCCGCCGGGTCCTGGGTCTGCTGGCGCTGTGCGCCGCCCTGGCGGTCCAGGCCCTGGCGGTCGCCCCGGTCCGGGCCGAGGGGTTTCCCCTTCGGCCCTACTACCCCGAGGTGCCGCCCATCTCCACGGACCGGCTCCTGGCCGGATACGACACGGCCGTGGTGGTCGATATCCGCTCCCGCCTGGAGTACGAGGTGGCCCACATCAACAAGGCCGTGCTCCTGCCCCTGACGGACAAGGACTTCGCCCGCAAGCTCGAGGCCCTGCGCCCCAAGGACGGACCCGAGCCGCTGGTCTTCTACTGCAACGGCCACGCCTGCGCCAAGAGCTACCAAGCGGCCCAGCTGGCCCTGTCCCTGGGATTCGGCCAGGTCTTCGCCTATGACGGCGGCATCTTCGACTGGATCACCGCCGCCCCGGACAAGGCCACGCTCATGGGCGAAACCCCGGCGCGCCGGGACCGAGTCCTGTCCAGGGAATCCCTCGACCGGCGGATGCTCGGCCACGAGGAGTTCGAGCGGCAGGCGCGCGAACCCGGCACCCTGGTCATCGACATCCGCGACCCGTTCCAGCGGGACGTCGTCCCCCGGCTGCCGGGCATCCGGGCCATCCCCCTGGACGCCCTGCTCGACCTGGTGACCTCGCGCATCTGGACCGAGAAACGGCTGCTCTTCTTCGACGCCGTGGGCAAACAGGTCGGCTGGCTGCACTATTTCCTCAAGGCCTACGACTACTTCGACTACGGGTTCCTGGACGGCGGCGTCCGCGCCATCGCCGGTGACCCGGCCCTGGTCCGCCCGGTGGTCGAGGCCGACCGGACCGTGATCAGCGACCAGGCCATGCTCCTCCGGCTCACAGCCGACCAGCGCCTGGACAACGCGGACCGGCGCGTGATCAGCTACCTCCTGGCCAACGTCAAGTTCAACAACTACGTAGTCATCGACATGGACCGGCTCGGCGCGGAGACCGGCATCGGCAAGCCCATGCTCCTCAATTCCATGGACAAACTATCCGGGCTGGGCTATGCCGTGCATGCGCTCATGCAGGACATGCTCATCGTCCAGGTGGACCCGAGGCTGGCCTGGAAGGGCGAGCTGGGCACCGCCCTGTGGCGGGACAAGGTCCGGGAATTCAACAACGCCAGGAACAAGTAG